Proteins encoded in a region of the Rutidosis leptorrhynchoides isolate AG116_Rl617_1_P2 chromosome 9, CSIRO_AGI_Rlap_v1, whole genome shotgun sequence genome:
- the LOC139866022 gene encoding uncharacterized protein isoform X2 has translation MIISSSFVTYNQVLFPGRRQSSSKFPVVEVNQSPVHCEIKRYGRESIITAASSSFISSGSENSEPLSAVQKKKGRRIVGIDQDELVDPTVLADPDSCFCEFQGLQLHHKICDPESDAQDLLHDVATSDLSSRMEKLKFPLILLHGFGASLFSWNEVMKPLAKIAGTKVLSFDRPAFGLTSRVDNPHKRTSTNGGQDTKPVNPYSMAFSVMVTLYFIDFLASDKAILVGHSAGCLVAAQTYFQAPERVAAMILVAPAIIAPLTTSKKVKEKDQQDNSNSEKPKNPIFSFLSIFSKLSRFIAQTVMHLLRGMANMVDSLYKKTLSAFLRSPIALTLVRTVIDKFGITAIKNACRYEQRVGIRHLWNSQQRCLLVQCLNQNHHCLKD, from the exons ATGATTATTAGTAGTAGTTTTGTAACATATAATCAGGTTCTGTTTCCTGGCCGGCGGCAATCGTCTTCCAAATTTCCGGTGGTTGAAGTGAATCAATCGCCGGTTCATTGCGAAATCAAGAGATATGGACGCGAATCTATCATAACTGCTGCATCTTCATCGTTCATTAGCTCCGGTAGTGAGAATTCCG AACCATTGTCCGCAGTCCAAAAGAAGAAAGGAAGGAGAATAGTTGGCATAGACCAAGACGAACTAGTGGACCCCACAGTTTTAGCTGACCCTGACAGTTGCTTTTGTGAGTTTCAAGGGTTACAGCTACACCACAAGATTTGCGATCCAGAATCTGATGCACAAGACTTGTTACACGATGTTGCCACCTCAGATTTATCTTCACGAATGGAAAAACTTAAATTCCCACTAATCTTGTTACATGGATTTGGAGCCTCTTTGTTCTCATGGAATGAAGTTATGAAGCCTTTGGCTAAAATTGCTGGTACAAAAGTTCTATCATTTGATAGACCGGCTTTTGGGTTGACCTCAAGGGTCGATAATCCTCACAAGCGTACTTCCACTAATGGGGGTCAGGATACAAAGCCAGTTAATCCGTATTCTATGGCGTTTTCTGTCATGGTAACTTTGTACTTCATTGATTTCTTGGCTTCTGATAAGGCAATCTTGGTCGG GCATTCAGCTGGTTGCCTTGTAGCGGCTCAAACATATTTTCAAGCACCTGAACGTGTTGCTGCCATGATTCTTGTCGCCCCTGCAATCATAGCTCCATTGACTACCTCCAAAAAAGTCAAAGAAAAAGATCAGCAAGACAATTCGAATTCAGAGAAGCCTAAAAATCCGATTTTTAGTTTCTTGAGTATTTTTTCAAAGTTGTCCAGATTCATAGCCCAAACCGTAATGCATCTACTTAGAGGAATGGCTAATATGGTTGATTCCCTTTACAAGAAAACCTTATCTGCTTTCCTCCGTTCCCCTATTGCACTAACACTG GTACGGACGGTGATTGATAAATTTGGGATAACTGCCATTAAAAATGCGTG CCGTTACGAACAAAGGGTTGGGATAAGGCACTTGTGGAATTCACAGCAGAGATGCTTGCTGGTTCAGTGCCTGAATCAAAACCACCATTGCCTGAAAGATTAG
- the LOC139866021 gene encoding uncharacterized protein — MDGRRITASPRPCSGRRVVAKKRPRGGGDGFVNSVKKLQRREICSKRDRSFSMCDAQERFRNIRLQEEYDTHDPKGHCAMVLPFLKKRSKVVEIVAARDIVFALAQSGICAAFSRETNERICFLNVSPDEVIRSLFYNKNNDSLITVSVYASDSFSSLKCRTTGIEYIRRGKPDAGFALFESESLKWPGFVEFDDVNGKVLTFSAQDSIYKVFDLKNYMMLYSISDKNVQEIKISPGIMLLIFNKASGHVPLKILSIEDGTVLKTFNHLLHRNKKVDFIEQFNEKLLVKQENENLQILDVRNSELTEVSRTEFMTPSAFIFLYENQLFLTFRNRTVAVWNFRGELVTSFEDHLLWHPDCNTNNIYITSDQDLIISYCKADSDESSNEGNVAGSINISNILTGKCLAKVKAMNGALVDDCICSGMNKTSNSGSVKRCRCNSKQRIQGRRITSTVSEALEDITALFYDEERNEIYTGNRLGLVHVWSN; from the exons ATGGACGGACGGAGGATAACGGCGAGTCCACGGCCGTGTAGTGGCCGGAGAGTGGTGGCGAAGAAACGGCCTCGTGGAGGTGGTGATGGTTTTGTGAATAGTGTTAAGAAGCTTCAAAGGAGAGAGATTTGTTCAAAGAGAGATCGTTCTTTTAGTATGTGTGATGCTCAAGAGAGATTTAGAAACATACGCTTACAG GAGGAGTATGATACCCATGATCCAAAGGGACACTGTGCTATGGTATTGCCATTTCTTAAGAAGAGGTCGAAAGTTGTTGAGATTGTTGCTGCTCGCGATATAGTTTTTGCTCTTGCACAATCTGGAATCTGTGCTGCATTTAGTCGAG AGACCAACGAGAGGATATGTTTTTTGAATGTTAGCCCTGATGAAGTTATAAGAAGCTTGTTTTACAACAAGAATAATGACTCACTGATTACTGTTTCAGTCTACGCATCTGACAGTTTTAGCTCTTTAAAATGTAGAACAACTGGGATTGA ATACATAAGGAGAGGTAAACCAGATGCAGGATTTGCTCTTTTTGAGTCCGAGTCTTTAAAGTGGCCCGGGTTTGTGGAGTTTGATGATGTTAATGGCAAAGTACTCACATTTTCTGCACAAGATAG TATTTACAAGGTATTCGATTTGAAAAACTACATGATGCTATACTCCATATCAGATAAAAACGTTCAAGAAATCAAAATAAG CCCTGGCATCATGTTGCTAATATTCAATAAAGCTAGTGGTCATGTTCCTCTCAAGATTCTGTCTATTGAAGATGGAACTGTTCTGAAGACATTTAACCATCTTCTTCATCGGAATAAGAAAGTGGATTTCATTGAACAGTTCAACGAAAAGCTTCTTGTTAAGCAAGAGAATGAGAATCTTCAGATTCTAGAT GTACGCAATTCGGAGCTAACAGAGGTTAGCAGGACAGAATTTATGACACCATCGGCCTTCATCTTTCTATACGAGAACCAGTTGTTTTTGACATTCAGGAACAGAACAGTGGCTGTATGGAACTTTCGAGGCGAACTTGTGACTTCATTTGAAGATCATTTATTGTGGCATCCAGATTGCAACACTAACAATATATACATCACTAGTGATCAAGATCTTATCATTTCATATTGCAAAGCTGATTCAGATGAATCTTCTAATGAAGGAAATG TTGCAGGTTCTATTAATATCAGCAATATTCTGACAGGAAAATGTCTTGCTAAAGTAAAGGCGATGAATGGTGCATTAGTAGATGATTGCATTTGCAGCGGGATGAACAAAACTAGTAATAGTGGTAGTGTTAAAAGATGCAGGTGCAATTCAAAGCAGAGGATACAAGGTAGAAGGATTACAAGCACCGTATCAGAAGCCCTAGAGGATATAACTGCCCTTTTTTATGATGAAGAGCGTAACGAGATTTATACTGGTAATAGGCTAGGGTTAGTCCATGTTTGGTCTAACTAA
- the LOC139866022 gene encoding uncharacterized protein isoform X1, with the protein MIISSSFVTYNQVLFPGRRQSSSKFPVVEVNQSPVHCEIKRYGRESIITAASSSFISSGSENSEPLSAVQKKKGRRIVGIDQDELVDPTVLADPDSCFCEFQGLQLHHKICDPESDAQDLLHDVATSDLSSRMEKLKFPLILLHGFGASLFSWNEVMKPLAKIAGTKVLSFDRPAFGLTSRVDNPHKRTSTNGGQDTKPVNPYSMAFSVMVTLYFIDFLASDKAILVGHSAGCLVAAQTYFQAPERVAAMILVAPAIIAPLTTSKKVKEKDQQDNSNSEKPKNPIFSFLSIFSKLSRFIAQTVMHLLRGMANMVDSLYKKTLSAFLRSPIALTLVRTVIDKFGITAIKNAWYDASLVTDSILESYTRPLRTKGWDKALVEFTAEMLAGSVPESKPPLPERLAEISCPVLIITGDNDRLVPSWNSVRLSQAIPGSHLQVIKNCGHLPQEEKPQEFLTIVDNFLTSVFRRVESQPLQAAV; encoded by the exons ATGATTATTAGTAGTAGTTTTGTAACATATAATCAGGTTCTGTTTCCTGGCCGGCGGCAATCGTCTTCCAAATTTCCGGTGGTTGAAGTGAATCAATCGCCGGTTCATTGCGAAATCAAGAGATATGGACGCGAATCTATCATAACTGCTGCATCTTCATCGTTCATTAGCTCCGGTAGTGAGAATTCCG AACCATTGTCCGCAGTCCAAAAGAAGAAAGGAAGGAGAATAGTTGGCATAGACCAAGACGAACTAGTGGACCCCACAGTTTTAGCTGACCCTGACAGTTGCTTTTGTGAGTTTCAAGGGTTACAGCTACACCACAAGATTTGCGATCCAGAATCTGATGCACAAGACTTGTTACACGATGTTGCCACCTCAGATTTATCTTCACGAATGGAAAAACTTAAATTCCCACTAATCTTGTTACATGGATTTGGAGCCTCTTTGTTCTCATGGAATGAAGTTATGAAGCCTTTGGCTAAAATTGCTGGTACAAAAGTTCTATCATTTGATAGACCGGCTTTTGGGTTGACCTCAAGGGTCGATAATCCTCACAAGCGTACTTCCACTAATGGGGGTCAGGATACAAAGCCAGTTAATCCGTATTCTATGGCGTTTTCTGTCATGGTAACTTTGTACTTCATTGATTTCTTGGCTTCTGATAAGGCAATCTTGGTCGG GCATTCAGCTGGTTGCCTTGTAGCGGCTCAAACATATTTTCAAGCACCTGAACGTGTTGCTGCCATGATTCTTGTCGCCCCTGCAATCATAGCTCCATTGACTACCTCCAAAAAAGTCAAAGAAAAAGATCAGCAAGACAATTCGAATTCAGAGAAGCCTAAAAATCCGATTTTTAGTTTCTTGAGTATTTTTTCAAAGTTGTCCAGATTCATAGCCCAAACCGTAATGCATCTACTTAGAGGAATGGCTAATATGGTTGATTCCCTTTACAAGAAAACCTTATCTGCTTTCCTCCGTTCCCCTATTGCACTAACACTG GTACGGACGGTGATTGATAAATTTGGGATAACTGCCATTAAAAATGCGTGGTATGATGCAAGCCTTGTTACTGATAGCATTCTTGAGTCTTATACCAGA CCGTTACGAACAAAGGGTTGGGATAAGGCACTTGTGGAATTCACAGCAGAGATGCTTGCTGGTTCAGTGCCTGAATCAAAACCACCATTGCCTGAAAGATTAGCCGAAATCTCATGTCCAG TTTTGATCATCACGGGTGATAATGACCGTCTTGTACCATCTTGGAACTCAGTGAGGCTTTCACAAGCCATCCCTGGATCTCACCTTCAAGTTATAAAGAATTGTGGTCACTTGCCTCAAGAGGAAAAGCCACAAGAGTTTTTGACCATTGTTGACAACTTTTTGACAAGTGTCTTCCGAAGAGTAGAATCACAACCACTACAAGCAGCAGTGTAA